In Salvelinus sp. IW2-2015 unplaced genomic scaffold, ASM291031v2 Un_scaffold2058, whole genome shotgun sequence, the following proteins share a genomic window:
- the LOC112072842 gene encoding LOW QUALITY PROTEIN: zinc finger protein 271 (The sequence of the model RefSeq protein was modified relative to this genomic sequence to represent the inferred CDS: substituted 1 base at 1 genomic stop codon) encodes MDYVSSAEPDVDAFICTECGDGFRRYLDLVKHITVHERLRTHERTDXFSLDSLPNGFQVPRDYALHENGTFIVVDRSGPSNNPSSVKQPSSTPSPYQNSKTIVLKTKPAKTDLRVNTVSHSECRSVSPLKQYRCETCGKLFNNQLSLQQHQQYRNLEQGYKCTLCCKIFTDKERLREHLQEHAHEIFYCCGQCGKRFLKQETLYAHQKEQHGSLGLKQMGKSDNGQENIIQKTYPCKKCNLCFFWLSDLQSHLLSHSKDKPLSVNSSSKIEQQSQKDELSHTIEYSDSTPTDVTKQYSSSTPTTDVTKQYSSDATSYAVSYTHLDVYKRQEQQSQKDELSHTIEYSDSTPTDTDQTQEEIDKLNKDSESQRVVKRRRRYTGIECIVTKAPARKGGRPPLYKKGSGTKLHPCKHCHRVFSHSSSLSRHNRSHKGTLHTCVLCGKHFPQRCDVRRHIAMYHKPELEKKPSLKYLALHSKPDGGSQLNSDVLEQNASSEGKPKKSLDSVVAELDSDDQQTTSTGEVSAAPKARRNYKCDQCGKKFGLLCVYQRHLRYHKREPGSEMVKCPRCPSRFRSSSALGRHLEIHPSQSSGETDMEGRASPTADSNPDLDSDQDNAKDLVGHGDIDDVKGGNGEKIGPAEVLYECTECTETFSSLQKFLKHQSSHGSDNLG; translated from the exons ATGGATTACGTAAGCTCCGCTGAACCAGATGTTGATGCCTTCATCTGCACAGAATGTGGGGATGGATTCAGGCGCTACCTTGACTTGGTTAAACACATTACTGTTCATGAACGACTCAGAACTCATGAACGAACAGATTRATTTTCCCTTGACAGTTTACCCAATGGGTTTCAAGTTCCCCGTGAYTATGCTCTCCATGAAAATGGAACTTTCATAGTGGTTGACAGATCTGGACCATCAAACAACCCTTCTTCTGTCAAACAGCCATCTTCAACTCCTTCACCTTATCAGAATTCAAAGACCATTGTACTCAAAACTAAGCCAGCAAAAACTGATCTACGTGTCAACACAGTGTCTCACTCCGAGTGCCGCAGTGTCTCTCCTCTAAAACAGTACCGATGCGAAACATGTGGAAAATTGTTTAACAACCAGCTGAGTTTACAACAACATCAACAGTATCGTAATTTAGAGCAAGGTTATAAGTGCACCTTGTGTTGCAAGATCTTCACAGATAAAGAGAGGCTAAGGGAACATCTCCAAGAACATGCCCATGAAATATTTTACTGCTGTGGTCAGTGTGGAAAACGCTTTCTGAAACAAGAGACCCTGTATGCTCATCAAAAAGAGCAGCATGGATCGCTGGGGCTCAAACAAATGGGGAAGTCTGACAATGGTCAAGAaaacataatacagaaaacatatccCTGTAAGAAGTGTAATCTGTGTTTTTTCTGGCTCTCCGACTTGCAGAGCCACTTACTCAGTCATTCCAAAGACAAACCATTATCTGTCAACTCTTCATCCAAAATCGAGCAACAGTCTCAGAAAGATGAGCTATCACATACCATCGAGTACAGCGACAGCACCCCTACCGATGTTACTAAACAGTACAGCAGCAGCACCCCTACTACCGATGTGACCAAACAGTACAGCAGTGACGCAACCTcttatgctgtctcttatacacatctagatgtgtataagagacaggagcaaCAGTCTCAGAAAGATGAGCTATCACATACCATCGAGTACAGCGACAGCACCCCTACCGAT acagatcaaACACAGGAAGAAATTGACAAGTTAAATAAGGATTCAGAGTCACAAAGAGTTGTAAAAAGGCGGCGAAGGTATACTGGCATTGAGTGCATCGTAACAAAAGCACCTgcaaggaagggaggaaggccCCCACTTTATAAAAAAGGCTCTGGGACAAAATTACATCCATGCAAGCACTGCCACCGTGTATTCAGTCACTCTAGTAGTCTTTCTCGGCACAATAGATCCCACAAGGGGACTCTTCACACTTGTGTTCTCTGTGGGAAACATTTTCCACAACGCTGTGATGTCCGGAGGCATATAGCCATGTATCACAAACCTGAATTAGAGAAGAAGCCAAGTCTTAAGTACTTGGCATTGCATTCTAAACCAGATGGTGGTTCCCAATTGAATTCTGATGTGTTGGAACAGAATGCGTCATCTGAAGGAAAACCCAAGAAGTCTTTAGACAGTGTTGTAGCAGAATTGGACAGTGACGATCAACAAACCACATCTACTGGAGAAGTGTCCGCTGCTCCTAAGGCACGGAGGAACTACAAGTGTGACCAATGTGGGAAAAAGTTTGGGCTGCTGTGTGTGTACCAACGGCATTTGCGGTACCACAAAAGGGAACCGGGTAGTGAAATGGTTAAGTGCCCTCGCTGCCCAAGTCGCTTCCGGAGTTCGTCTGCTCTAGGGCGCCATCTTGAGATTCACCCAAGTCAGTCAAGCGGGGAAACAGACATGGAAGGACGGGCATCTCCCACTGCTGACTCCAATCCAGACCTGGACTCTGACCAAGACAATGCAAAGGATTTAGTGGGTCATGGGGACATTGATGATGTCAAGGGTGGGAATGGTGAAAAAATTGGTCCAGCAGAGGTGCTGTATGaatgcactgagtgtacagagACTTTTTCCTCCTTGCAGAAGTTTCTGAAGCACCAGAGTTCTCATGGGTCCGATAACCTTGGATAA
- the LOC112072839 gene encoding chemerin-like receptor 1 — translation MMALTTTPLYEIWTELSHNDSSPGNSTDDYEDYPDEHAELRKSLNIMSLIVYCLAFVLGVLGNGLVIWVTGFKMKKTVNTVWFLNLAVADFLFTAFLPLSVTYTAMDFHWPFGKFMCKLNSTISFFNMFASVYILVVISMDRCVSVVRPVWAQNHRNIRKASCISLGVWLWALVLSSPYFVFRDIGGSYKNEEIINCFNNFAFSDDYNTKEVAELRVFRHQAMIVTRFLLGFVVPFAIIVTCYAVIIHRLKRNRNLASHSGRPFKIMAAVITAFFLCWAPYHIMALIEMVNNAAAKFSYTLDHVTTIGVPIATSLAFLNSCLNPLLYVFMGQDFKDKLRKSILTVLESAFTEEVSRSNHTSTNSGLTSRSKEKSYSDPEV, via the coding sequence ATGATGGCGTTAACCACAACTCCTTTGTATGAGATCTGGACAGAGCTGTCTCACAACGACTCATCGCCAGGCAACTCGACAGATGACTATGAGGACTACCCTGACGAGCACGCAGAGCTCCGGAAGTCCCTCAACATCATGTCCCTCATCGTTTACTGCCTGGCCTTTGTGCTGGGGGTTCTGGGAAATGGACTTGTCATCTGGGTGACGGGATTTAAGATGAAGAAGACGGTCAACACGGTGTGGTTCCTCAACCTGGCTGTGGCCGACTTCCTTTTCACAGCGTTCCTGCCTCTAAGCGTGACCTACACGGCCATGGACTTTCACTGGCCCTTCGGCAAGTTCATGTGCAAGCTCAactccacgatcagcttcttcaACATGTTCGCCAGCGTTTACATCCTGGTGGTCATCAGCATGGACAGGTGTGTGTCCGTGGTGCGCCCTGTCTGGGCCCAGAACCATCGGAACATACGCAAGGCATCCTGTATCAGTCTTGGTGTCTGGCTGTGGGCCCTGGTCCTCAGCTCCCCCTACTTTGTCTTCCGAGACATCGGGGGGTCCTACAAGAACGAAGAAATCATCAACTGCTTCAACAACTTTGCTTTCTCCGATGACTATAACACAAAGGAGGTGGCAGAGCTGCGAGTGTTCCGCCATCAGGCCATGATCGTCACCCGCTTCCTGCTGGGCTTTGTGGTGCCCTTCGCCATCATCGTCACTTGCTACGCCGTCATCATCCACCGGCTCAAGAGGAACCGCAACCTGGCCAGCCACTCCGGGCGGCCATTCAAGATCATGGCCGCCGTCATCACAGCTTTCTTCCTGTGCTGGGCCCCCTACCACATCATGGCCCTGATCGAGATGGTGAACAACGCGGCCGCTAAGTTCAGCTACACGTTAGACCACGTCACCACCATCGGGGTCCCCATAGCCACCAGCCTGGCCTTCCTCAACAGCTGTCTGAACCCCCTGCTGTACGTGTTCATGGGCCAGGACTTCAAGGATAAGCTGCGCAAGTCCATTCTGACGGTTCTGGAAAGTGCCTTCACCGAGGAAGTGTCAAGGTCCAACCACACCTCCACAAACTCTGGACTCACAAGCCGTAGCAAGGAGAAGTCCTATTCTGATCCTGAGGTATAG